A genomic region of Salvelinus namaycush isolate Seneca chromosome 7, SaNama_1.0, whole genome shotgun sequence contains the following coding sequences:
- the LOC120051117 gene encoding serine/threonine-protein kinase PRP4 homolog, with amino-acid sequence MADVEMDIASSRMNNGNEHVKEDLESHDKSGSEEESGENSEEEREEKEVGEGEAETNGEKTANVSKHHSSGSKHKKKKHKHRSKHKKHKHASEEDKDRKRKHRHKHKKHKRKDGSSSSAPGINSASSQRKTHISPSSDDKALLEELEKQRAMIKAELDSQVMEGGKVQSGMGLILQGYNSGSEEGDGEGRVRNGEQRQKGSMGKPPSPRGRSGKARRDSTEASKSSSKRHSRSKSKERTGKESKSDKTTKGSKDVATKGRGRSKSKERKRSQSGGRSKERNKKSPSPSSRRAEQRSVRSVKRSSPQPDDRPNTERGSRRSRSRERPGRSESERERDKRPTKSPSKDASSGKENRSPHRRGGVPISPSRRRSASPRPTRDSQQASASASTSKQGSPSRSARSPARRGRSRSPDARRRDADRQGSSPLRKRIRPEAGPGGRARSRETSPRGAPQRRRMSRSPFRRRSPSPFRRRSRSPMRRRSPERDRYGRLRQYGRRSNSRDRDRRRRHGRDEDKFKGSLSEGMKADKESSEEEVLEDFDGEEVDEEAIIEQRRQQRLAIVQKYRGGNEDSMASMASEPSSPQSSTRSRSPSPDDVLERVAADVKEYELENLDTFEENIKAKQGLITQEKDGPKKPSAPDMFTESDVMFEAAIDSARMRAAGVGGKDFKENPNLRDNWTDAEGYYRVNIGETLDKRYDVYGYTGQGMFSNVIRGRDTARAGQDVAVKIIRNNELMQKTGLKELEFLKRLNDADPDDKFHCLRLFRHFYHKQHLCLVFEPLSMNLREVLKKYGKDVGLHIKAVRSYTQQLFLALKLLKRCSILHADIKPDNILVNESKTILKLCDFGSASHVADNDITPYLVSRFYRAPEIIIGKPYDYSIDMWSVGCTLYELYTGKILFPGSSNNHMIKLAMDLKGKMPNKMIRKGLFKDQHFDQNLNFLYIEVDKVTEREKVTVMSTINPTKDLLCDMVGCQRLPEEQRKKVLVLKDLIDGTLMLDPAKRISINQALQHPFIQEKI; translated from the exons ATGGCCGATGTAGAGATGGATATCGCGTCTAGCAGAATGAATAACGGAAACGAGCACGT GAAAGAAGATTTGGAGAGCCATGACAAGAGTGGGAGTGAGGAGGAGAGTGGTGAGAATTCAGAAGAAGAGCGGGAGGAGAAAGAAGTCGGAGAGGGGGAAGCAGAAACTAACGGAGAAAAGACAGCGAATGTGTCCAAACATCACAGCAGTGGCAGCAAACACAAGAAGAAGAAACACAAACACCGCAGCAAGCACAAAAAACACAAGCACGCGTCCGAAGAGGACAAGGATCGAAAGCGCAAACATCGACACAAACACAAGAAACACAAACGTAAAGATGGGTCTTCTTCTTCTGCCCCTGGCATCAACAGCGCCTCCAGCCAGAGAAAGACTCACATCTCCCCTTCATCTGACGACAAGGCCTTATTGGAGGAGTTGGAGAAACAGAGGGCCATGATTAAAGCTGAGCTGGACAGCCAGGTGATGGAAGGGGGTAAGGTGCAGTCAGGCATGGGCCTCATCCTACAGGGTTATAACTCTGGCTCTGaggagggagacggagagggcAGGGTCCGGAACGGGGAGCAGCGTCAGAAGGGCAGCATGGGGAAACCCCCCTCCCCCAGGGGTAGGAGTGGTAAAGCCAGACGGGACTCCACAGAAGCCAGCAAGTCCAGCTCTAAGCGCCACAGTCGGAGCAAGTCCAAGGAGAGGACAGGCAAGGAATCCAAGTCGGACAAAACAACCAAAGGCAGCAAAGACGTGGCCACCAAAGGCCGTGGCCGCAGCAAATCAAAAGAGAGGAAGCGTTCCCAAAGCGGGGGAAGGTccaaagagagaaacaagaagtctccttccccctccagcaggagagcagagcagaggagcgTCCGCTCAGTCAAACGCTCTTCGCCCCAGCCTGACGACAGACCAAACACGGAGCGTGGCAGCCGGAGGTCCAGATCACGGGAGCGTCCAGGGCGGTCGGAgtcagaaagagagcgagacaagAGGCCGACAAAGTCACCTTCCAAGGATGCTTCGTCAGGGAAAGAGAACCGCTCTCCCCACAGGCGAGGAGGAGTGCCCATTAGCCCCTCGAGGAGACGCAGCGCCTCCCCACGCCCCACCAGAGACTCCCAGCAGGCATCCGCTTCAGCCTCCACCTCCAAACAGGGCTCTCCTTCCAGATCAGCCAGGTCCCCAGCAAGGAGAGGCCGCAGTCGCTCCCCAGATGCCAGGAGGAGGGATGCTGACAGACAGGGCTCCTCACCACTCCG AAAGCGAATACGTCCAGAAGCAGGGCCAGGGGGTAGAGCGAGGTCACGGGAGACCAGCCCCAGAGGTGCTCCCCAACGTCGCAGGATGAGCCGCTCACCCTTCAGAAGAAGGTCCCCCTCGCCCTTCCGGAGACGGAGCAGGTCTCCAATGAGACGCAG GTCGCCGGAGAGAGACAGATACGGCCGTCTCAGACAGTACGGCCGGCGCTCCAACTCCCGGGAccgggacaggaggaggagacatGGCCGGGACGAGGACAAGTTCAAGGGTAGCCTCTCTGAGGGCATGAAGGCCGACAAGGAGTCCTCCGAGGAGGAAGT GCTTGAGGACTTTGACGGTGAGGAGGTGGATGAAGAGGCCATCATAGAGCAGCGCCGGCAGCAGCGCCTGGCTATCGTCCAG AAATACCGTGGCGGCAACGAGGACAGCATGGCGTCCATGGCGTCGGAGCCCAGCAGCCCGCAGAGCAGCACGCGGAGCCGCTCGCCCTCGCCAGACGATGTCCTGGAGCGTGTGGCGGCCGACGTCAAGGAGTACGAGCTGGAGAACCTGGACACGTTTGAGGAGAACATCAAGGCCAAGCAAGGCCTCATCACGCAGGAGAAGGACG gACCCAAAAAGCCCTCGGCCCCTGATATGTTTACGGAGTCGGACGTCATGTTTGAAGCAGCCATTGAT AGTGCCAGGATGAGAGCAGCAGGTGTTGGGGGGAAGGACTTCAAAGAGAACCCCAACCTCCGGGACAACTGGACCGATGCAGAGGGTTACTACC GCGTGAACATCGGGGAGACGCTGGACAAGCGCTACGACGTGTACGGCTACACAGGCCAGGGAATGTTCAGCAACGTGATCAGGGGCAGGGACACGGCCCGCGCCGGACAGGATGTGGCCGTCAAGATCATCCGCAACAACGAGCTCAT GCAGAAGACTGGCCTGAAGGAGTTGGAGTTCCTCAAGAGGCTCAACGACGCCGACCCAGACGACAAATTCCACTGCTTGCGCCTCTTCAGACACTTCTACCACAAGCAGCACCTGTGTCTGGTGTTCGAGCCCCTCAG TATGAACCTGCGCGAGGTGCTGAAGAAGTACGGTAAGGACGTGGGCCTTCACATCAAGGCTGTCCGCTCCTACACCCAGCAGCTCTTCCTGGCACTCAAACTCCTCAAACGTTGCAGCATCCTCCACGCTGACATCAAGCCTGACAACATCCTG GTGAACGAGTCGAAGACCATCTTGAAACTCTGCGATTTTGGCTCGGCGTCCCATGTGGCAGACAACGACATCACGCCGTACCTCGTCAGCAGATTCTACAGAGCTCCAGAAATCA tcATTGGGAAGCCGTACGACTACAGCATAGACATGTGGTCAGTGGGCTGCACGCTGTACGAACTCTACACCGGCAAGATCCTTTTCCCCGGCTCCTCCAACAACCACATGATCAAACTGGCCATGGACCTCAAGGGCAAGATGCCCAACAAG ATGATCCGGAAAGGCCTGTTCAAAGACCAGCACTTTGATCAGAACCTCAACTTCCTCTACATTGAAGTAGACAAAGTGACCGAAAGG GAGAAGGTAACAGTGATGAGCACCATCAACCCCACCAAGGACCTGCTGTGTGACATGGTGGGTTGCCAGCGGCTGCCCGAGGAGCAGAGGAAGAAGGTCCTGGTCCTAAAAGACCTGATCGACGGCACGCTGATGCTGGATCCAGCCAAACGCATCAGCATCAACCAGGCCCTGCAGCACCCCTTCATCCAGGAGAAGATCTGA